The following proteins are co-located in the Fibrobacter sp. genome:
- a CDS encoding PASTA domain-containing protein yields MNKLKSFFLSLGRWVKTSPVPKAFAIWVVFVVILAVAVDKVLMPIFSGAFAATGKVPNLEAMSQEDAEKALTEAGFKYEWLEEGRYNATIDSGKVLVQMPAAGRVAKLGRTVKLTRSLGLRQVEIPDLRGKSQKQAGISLTRAGLVQGEIVKGAHQSIPRGVVIRTIPMAGEKVRVGDTVKVVISAGVTTGKTLLPDFAGIQIDDVYPKLEKLGFVVGKIKRAKAPEDMENPVPGAVIETSPKHGDYLPPDSKINFVIVE; encoded by the coding sequence ATGAACAAATTAAAGTCTTTCTTCTTGTCTTTGGGCCGCTGGGTAAAAACATCTCCTGTGCCAAAGGCTTTTGCCATTTGGGTCGTATTCGTTGTTATCTTGGCTGTTGCCGTTGATAAGGTGCTGATGCCTATTTTTTCGGGCGCCTTCGCTGCAACAGGTAAGGTCCCCAATCTGGAAGCAATGTCTCAGGAAGATGCCGAGAAGGCCTTGACCGAGGCTGGTTTCAAGTACGAATGGCTTGAGGAAGGACGTTACAATGCGACTATTGATTCTGGCAAGGTTCTTGTCCAGATGCCTGCTGCAGGGCGTGTGGCAAAATTGGGCCGCACTGTAAAACTGACTCGCAGCTTGGGCCTTCGCCAGGTGGAAATTCCCGACCTTCGCGGAAAGAGCCAGAAACAGGCCGGCATTTCTCTTACCCGCGCAGGACTTGTGCAGGGTGAAATCGTGAAGGGCGCTCATCAGAGTATTCCTCGTGGTGTGGTGATTCGTACCATCCCCATGGCCGGCGAAAAAGTTCGCGTGGGCGATACGGTGAAGGTCGTTATCTCCGCTGGCGTAACCACAGGCAAGACTCTGCTTCCGGACTTTGCCGGAATCCAGATTGATGATGTTTACCCGAAGCTCGAAAAGCTTGGGTTTGTAGTGGGCAAGATTAAGCGAGCCAAGGCTCCCGAGGACATGGAAAATCCTGTGCCTGGCGCTGTGATCGAAACCTCTCCCAAGCATGGCGATTATCTGCCTCCTGATTCCAAGATTAATTTTGTAATTGTGGAGTAA
- a CDS encoding formylglycine-generating enzyme family protein produces MKKGAAIRNLFVGVWAILFFVACSSIADGDAVEIDTPSSSSRAKSSSSAFSSSSGTEDYESVCLDVERRDSLASVCETEPDTTLAFCDSLVIFDSLKVLCDSLALLDSIARADSLNNIDPVAKLDSLIGLVVIPGTTLKRGSASFSVDSFAISKFEVTQGLYEKVMGEIPLMDKIGDSIAVANVNWFDAVLFCNALSILAGLDTAYVYEGVGDSRYLKNLSVDFKVRAVRLPTETEWEIAYRAGTTTTYYWDTDVASKYAYYIQTNGPVKVAQYKPNAYGLYDMGGNVAEWMNDWYGTYPTTSSLNYTGAVDGDYRVVRGGGWSDKASALAAAERNKKDPLYQSQMVGFRVVRSNGF; encoded by the coding sequence ATGAAGAAAGGTGCTGCCATCAGGAACTTGTTCGTTGGGGTATGGGCTATACTATTTTTTGTAGCCTGTTCCTCTATTGCAGATGGTGATGCCGTCGAAATTGATACTCCTTCGTCCAGTTCTAGGGCAAAATCATCTAGTAGCGCGTTTTCGTCGAGTTCTGGTACAGAAGATTACGAAAGCGTCTGTCTGGACGTCGAACGACGGGATTCCCTTGCTTCTGTTTGCGAGACTGAACCCGATACTACCTTAGCCTTTTGTGATAGCCTAGTTATCTTTGACTCGTTGAAAGTCCTTTGTGACAGTCTGGCCCTTCTTGACTCCATTGCAAGAGCAGATTCGCTGAACAACATTGATCCCGTTGCAAAACTGGATTCCCTTATTGGATTGGTTGTCATTCCGGGAACAACATTAAAACGAGGCTCTGCTTCATTTTCGGTGGATTCTTTCGCAATATCAAAATTTGAGGTTACCCAAGGTCTTTATGAAAAAGTGATGGGTGAAATTCCATTGATGGATAAAATAGGGGACAGCATCGCTGTTGCAAACGTGAATTGGTTCGATGCAGTTCTATTCTGTAACGCCTTGTCTATACTTGCTGGCCTTGATACGGCGTATGTCTATGAAGGCGTTGGTGATTCCCGCTACTTGAAAAACTTAAGTGTTGATTTTAAGGTAAGGGCAGTTCGACTTCCTACAGAAACGGAGTGGGAAATTGCTTATCGTGCGGGAACAACGACGACCTACTATTGGGATACGGATGTTGCTTCCAAATACGCTTATTATATACAAACTAATGGCCCGGTAAAAGTAGCTCAGTATAAGCCAAATGCTTATGGCCTGTATGATATGGGCGGCAATGTGGCTGAATGGATGAACGATTGGTATGGAACTTATCCCACAACGAGTTCTCTGAACTATACAGGGGCTGTTGACGGGGATTATCGAGTGGTCCGCGGTGGTGGTTGGTCCGATAAGGCTTCCGCTTTGGCGGCTGCCGAACGAAATAAAAAAGATCCGCTGTATCAGAGTCAAATGGTGGGCTTTAGGGTCGTTCGTTCCAACGGTTTTTAA
- a CDS encoding Ig-like domain-containing protein, with product MKRWLLYVVAACLLIACATQVAPSGGPEDKLPPRVAGVYPAPNTTNHPNELYIKLEFDEWINASVPRGAVSISPPIEKKLRFDVHGKTLELTSRAVLDTGTTYTVTFAGGIKDLRGNALAKPFQVVFSTGAIIDSLTLTGRVLVTDAMARKKEYPSVGLFLMGADRETRHYLDKYRDTTTHALDSLPMLLKEPPLYMTRADSAGNFTLTGLKAGRYRVVAFADGNGNQKIELATEHVGIWTADLTLSEATTDTLWLAVADMDSTKLELESVNQPNANILEATFSRNVYLDSVFMDTANCYLTTPENEKIYPRLVYRSPRSAKPNFYFDPAPKSEILYKFACSIAKDSLFRPLDTLRNEVEWEWNKMENDTMPPVVYSAYMASRAKSVFPDDSLYVIFDKPKLDSLENTFYMAINKDTVKMEVVKVDPVRFAVVKTAPWQTDLAMNFLMGYMDTTLAAADSNGIRDTVIELKYKKLQKIETVSKLKLATLRGKIPGAKDGALVRLHSIESGSDFIEKCVNGEFNFSDLVEGGYFMDYYYPEEGKVIPDGGSVEPFRYGSPWRAINDTLKIGNGENTLEQLVPAVPSLP from the coding sequence ATGAAACGTTGGTTGTTATATGTGGTGGCCGCGTGCCTGCTTATAGCCTGCGCAACGCAGGTGGCGCCCTCGGGAGGTCCCGAGGACAAGTTGCCGCCCCGTGTGGCGGGCGTCTATCCTGCGCCCAACACCACGAACCATCCCAACGAACTTTATATCAAGCTGGAATTTGACGAATGGATTAATGCCTCCGTTCCCCGCGGGGCGGTTTCCATATCGCCTCCCATCGAGAAGAAGCTTCGCTTTGATGTTCACGGCAAGACTCTGGAGTTGACCTCCAGGGCGGTGCTGGATACAGGTACTACCTACACGGTGACTTTCGCCGGCGGCATCAAGGACCTGAGGGGAAACGCTTTGGCCAAGCCTTTCCAGGTGGTGTTTTCCACAGGGGCCATCATCGACTCCCTGACTCTTACGGGGCGAGTCCTTGTGACGGACGCCATGGCTAGGAAGAAGGAGTATCCCAGCGTTGGGCTTTTCCTGATGGGTGCGGACCGCGAGACTCGTCATTATCTGGACAAGTATCGCGATACTACGACGCATGCGCTTGATTCCTTGCCCATGCTGCTGAAGGAACCCCCTCTGTACATGACCCGTGCAGACAGTGCCGGCAACTTCACCCTGACGGGGCTGAAGGCAGGCCGCTATCGTGTGGTGGCCTTTGCCGACGGAAACGGCAACCAGAAAATCGAACTTGCAACGGAACACGTTGGCATATGGACTGCGGACTTGACGCTGTCGGAAGCGACAACGGATACCTTATGGCTTGCTGTTGCCGACATGGACTCCACCAAGCTGGAACTGGAATCGGTGAATCAGCCTAACGCAAATATCCTGGAAGCGACTTTCTCAAGAAACGTGTATCTGGATTCCGTCTTTATGGATACAGCCAACTGTTATCTGACAACTCCGGAAAACGAGAAGATTTATCCTCGCCTTGTGTATAGGAGCCCCAGGTCTGCAAAGCCGAATTTCTATTTCGACCCTGCTCCCAAGAGTGAAATCCTTTACAAGTTTGCCTGCAGCATAGCGAAGGACTCCCTGTTCCGTCCCCTTGACACATTACGTAACGAAGTTGAATGGGAATGGAATAAGATGGAAAATGACACCATGCCTCCGGTCGTATACAGTGCCTACATGGCATCTCGAGCAAAGTCCGTTTTTCCGGATGATTCCCTGTATGTCATCTTTGATAAGCCCAAGCTGGATTCCCTAGAAAATACCTTCTATATGGCTATCAACAAGGATACGGTAAAGATGGAAGTGGTGAAGGTGGACCCTGTCCGCTTTGCAGTGGTGAAGACTGCTCCCTGGCAGACTGACTTGGCCATGAATTTCTTGATGGGCTATATGGATACAACCTTGGCTGCTGCCGACAGCAATGGAATTCGCGATACGGTCATCGAGCTTAAGTACAAGAAACTTCAAAAGATTGAAACGGTAAGCAAGTTGAAACTGGCAACTCTTCGTGGAAAAATTCCCGGGGCAAAGGATGGTGCACTTGTCCGTTTACATTCTATTGAATCCGGTTCCGACTTTATCGAAAAGTGTGTGAACGGAGAATTTAATTTTAGCGACCTGGTAGAAGGCGGATACTTTATGGACTACTATTACCCGGAAGAGGGTAAGGTTATTCCGGATGGTGGCTCCGTTGAACCTTTCCGCTACGGATCGCCCTGGCGTGCAATTAATGATACCCTGAAAATCGGCAACGGTGAAAATACCCTGGAACAGCTTGTTCCTGCAGTGCCGTCTCTGCCCTAG
- a CDS encoding LytTR family DNA-binding domain-containing protein, which produces MQFSALIVDDEPLARKRMQSLLEPYASEIEVVGEAGSGIQAIERIKELLPDVVFLDIQMPDMDGFDVLHKLEKDEVPLVIFTTAYDNFAVQAFNEDTVDYLLKPVEPERLAAAIEKVRRRLPAAETETAEVGDFSWDKLKDLVNNGAGYMQRLQVKLGDRIIFVNVDEIVRFHSEEKYTTVYTNNNQYVIDTPLVELEKKLNPRDFVRIHRSNIVAIDYIAECRKSDVGRMVMILKDRNATQLLVSRSFVKKVRSL; this is translated from the coding sequence ATGCAGTTTTCTGCTCTTATTGTTGATGATGAGCCGCTGGCAAGAAAGCGTATGCAGTCTTTACTGGAACCTTATGCTTCGGAGATAGAGGTTGTAGGGGAGGCTGGTTCCGGAATCCAGGCCATAGAACGCATCAAGGAACTTTTGCCTGACGTGGTTTTTCTGGATATACAGATGCCGGACATGGATGGCTTCGATGTTCTCCATAAACTTGAAAAGGATGAAGTTCCCTTGGTAATCTTTACCACGGCGTACGACAATTTTGCAGTACAGGCCTTTAACGAGGATACGGTTGATTATCTGCTGAAGCCGGTGGAACCGGAGCGCCTTGCTGCCGCTATCGAGAAAGTTCGTAGGAGGTTGCCTGCTGCCGAAACGGAAACGGCAGAAGTCGGTGATTTTTCCTGGGATAAGTTGAAGGACCTGGTGAATAATGGTGCTGGCTACATGCAGCGACTGCAAGTAAAGCTGGGGGATCGGATTATTTTCGTGAACGTGGACGAAATTGTCCGGTTCCATAGCGAAGAAAAGTACACAACTGTCTATACCAACAACAATCAGTACGTTATCGATACGCCTCTTGTTGAGTTGGAAAAGAAGTTGAACCCTAGGGACTTCGTGAGAATCCATAGGTCCAATATCGTTGCCATCGACTACATCGCAGAATGCAGAAAGTCCGACGTTGGTCGAATGGTCATGATTCTCAAGGATCGCAACGCTACCCAGCTTCTGGTTAGCCGTAGTTTTGTCAAGAAAGTTCGTTCCCTTTAA
- the lepB gene encoding signal peptidase I, giving the protein MESEEKKFSAKGFVKGLFREIIVPVALALIVIQYVIQAFQIPSGSMEDTLKTGDFLLGLKFTYGSPIPFSNQKFPGYAEPVPGDVVIFRYPGEPEYPDGNPSRYTHLFNALMLGNFYWDHEPEDGQPHVIHYADGPKDYIKRCVATSGDTVAMKAGRLYVNGVRQDTLPGRGKWTAAVRTASPRDERSPFVIPSVGDTLYVDSLSLDMLWWLRSLVAQENPDESVALDLALFKDGVEVNNYDFENFKIPVENDRGLALNELFRRNRMVMQQRLTQGDTVSGVMSFAYFKELARIGYLPMLDPHAKGGMTRQVSYMSFEGSLLKDLEGNVAMLNHQAEADEGAGASLDSSATDSTAVDSSAVVAAPKFEIRRKLSLGGKPMDYYVVKTPQFFMMGDNRDNSADSRYWGFVSLRNIKAKAFVIYFSFENDDQTFALGNPFTWWRLPFKIRWSRLGKVIQLID; this is encoded by the coding sequence ATGGAATCAGAAGAAAAGAAATTCTCCGCAAAGGGCTTTGTTAAGGGCCTTTTCCGTGAAATCATTGTTCCTGTGGCTCTGGCCTTGATTGTAATCCAGTACGTGATTCAAGCGTTCCAGATTCCCAGTGGGTCAATGGAAGATACTCTCAAGACCGGTGACTTTTTGCTTGGCCTCAAGTTTACGTATGGTTCGCCGATACCTTTCAGCAACCAGAAGTTCCCTGGCTATGCGGAGCCTGTACCTGGTGATGTAGTGATTTTCCGCTATCCCGGCGAGCCGGAATATCCAGATGGAAATCCTAGCCGTTACACCCATCTTTTTAACGCGTTGATGCTTGGCAACTTCTATTGGGATCACGAGCCCGAAGATGGACAGCCCCACGTGATTCACTATGCCGATGGCCCCAAGGATTACATCAAGCGTTGCGTTGCCACCAGTGGTGATACGGTTGCCATGAAGGCTGGACGTCTTTATGTGAATGGTGTTCGCCAGGATACTTTGCCGGGTCGAGGCAAGTGGACCGCCGCTGTCAGGACTGCATCTCCCCGCGACGAACGTTCTCCCTTTGTGATTCCTTCCGTGGGCGATACCCTGTATGTTGATTCTCTTTCCCTGGATATGCTGTGGTGGCTTCGTTCTCTGGTGGCCCAGGAAAATCCGGATGAATCTGTTGCCTTGGATTTGGCTCTTTTCAAGGACGGTGTAGAAGTCAACAACTACGACTTTGAAAACTTTAAGATTCCGGTGGAAAATGACCGTGGCCTAGCTTTGAATGAGTTGTTCCGCCGCAACCGCATGGTGATGCAGCAGCGTCTTACCCAGGGCGACACTGTTTCCGGTGTCATGAGCTTTGCCTATTTCAAGGAGCTGGCTCGCATTGGCTACCTGCCCATGCTTGATCCCCACGCTAAGGGTGGCATGACAAGGCAAGTGAGTTACATGAGCTTCGAAGGTTCCTTGCTGAAGGACTTGGAAGGTAATGTTGCCATGTTGAATCACCAGGCTGAAGCCGACGAAGGTGCAGGCGCTTCTTTGGATTCCTCTGCAACGGATTCTACCGCGGTTGATTCCAGTGCGGTGGTTGCAGCCCCGAAGTTTGAAATCCGTCGCAAGCTTTCTCTTGGCGGAAAGCCTATGGACTATTATGTAGTCAAGACTCCCCAGTTCTTCATGATGGGCGACAACCGCGATAACTCTGCGGATAGCCGCTACTGGGGCTTTGTGTCCCTGCGAAACATTAAGGCCAAGGCCTTCGTGATTTACTTCTCCTTCGAGAACGACGACCAGACTTTCGCCCTGGGCAATCCCTTTACCTGGTGGCGTCTGCCCTTTAAGATTCGCTGGTCTCGTCTGGGCAAGGTTATTCAGCTGATCGATTAA
- a CDS encoding copper resistance protein NlpE N-terminal domain-containing protein, which yields MKYFVAPLFIAATLFVACSEEKSEPLPDLAPIELPKDVPGLYSGRMPCDDCKARMVRVTLNEDMSASIVQTKIADTLQVDSLAGIYVVTDSTVKITLSDSTTHWNFKRIASGNLSFLTSAGTVYEDESGMPMDLIRIFKAPVATVKAVVESDSSKEK from the coding sequence ATGAAGTACTTTGTAGCCCCGTTGTTTATCGCGGCGACTCTTTTTGTCGCGTGTTCAGAAGAAAAGTCCGAACCCCTACCGGATCTTGCTCCTATTGAATTACCCAAGGATGTACCCGGTCTTTATTCGGGTCGCATGCCTTGTGACGATTGCAAGGCAAGAATGGTTCGCGTGACTCTGAACGAGGATATGTCTGCAAGCATTGTGCAAACGAAAATTGCCGACACTCTGCAGGTGGATTCCTTGGCGGGAATCTACGTGGTTACCGACAGTACGGTTAAAATCACTTTGTCTGACAGTACCACGCATTGGAACTTTAAGAGAATTGCTTCGGGAAATCTCAGTTTCCTGACTAGTGCAGGTACTGTTTACGAAGATGAAAGCGGAATGCCCATGGATCTCATCCGTATTTTCAAGGCTCCTGTTGCAACAGTAAAGGCTGTTGTTGAATCGGATTCCTCTAAGGAGAAGTAA
- a CDS encoding DUF4292 domain-containing protein, with translation MPLKISRKSSLKESRCGGITLLLCLLAFCLFAAGCAGSKASSLPAGESRVEAAPQDSLRAKFKLTIVQNGDDQNLDAVLFSVPGKRYRLELTGPMGIGVASMLWTEEGWTMTFPTEKLYVKGAGYMVGLLNDNTLPLVHIHQVAALFEGKLLPEISGEALKDGENVEAVDVNGRHFTYDRQGSRVTRLSYAGRDGKPETLRYSDFREFEGQTLPETIVFERNGKRFLEIRVKKVNHGKPFSGGTWKLNVPKSFKPVAQ, from the coding sequence ATGCCGCTGAAGATCTCTCGTAAATCTAGCTTGAAGGAATCTCGCTGCGGCGGGATCACCTTGCTTTTGTGCCTGTTGGCTTTCTGTCTGTTTGCTGCAGGGTGTGCCGGTAGCAAGGCGTCTTCCTTGCCGGCAGGAGAATCCCGAGTGGAGGCCGCTCCCCAGGATAGCCTTCGTGCAAAGTTCAAGCTGACCATTGTCCAGAATGGGGATGACCAGAATCTGGATGCAGTCCTGTTTTCTGTTCCCGGCAAGCGCTACCGTCTGGAATTGACCGGTCCCATGGGCATTGGGGTTGCATCCATGCTTTGGACGGAAGAAGGCTGGACTATGACATTCCCTACGGAAAAACTTTACGTGAAGGGTGCTGGATATATGGTGGGCCTCTTGAATGACAACACTCTCCCTCTGGTTCATATCCACCAGGTGGCGGCCTTGTTCGAGGGAAAGCTTCTTCCTGAAATTTCGGGAGAGGCACTTAAGGATGGCGAGAATGTGGAGGCTGTGGATGTGAATGGCCGGCATTTTACCTATGATCGTCAGGGTTCCCGTGTTACCCGGTTGAGCTACGCCGGCCGCGATGGAAAGCCCGAGACCTTGCGCTATTCCGATTTCCGAGAATTTGAGGGCCAGACTTTGCCTGAAACCATCGTTTTTGAACGTAACGGGAAACGTTTTCTGGAAATCAGGGTGAAGAAGGTGAACCACGGGAAGCCCTTTAGCGGTGGAACCTGGAAGTTGAACGTTCCAAAGAGTTTCAAGCCCGTGGCACAATAG
- a CDS encoding Crp/Fnr family transcriptional regulator: MDSNVVGLLKGVELFSELNEEQLALLADLVVVQDFNRDETVVLEGDDSMQALYLIASGSVQVYITGVDGRETILSFLERGDFFGEMSLIDGEPRSASVRTVTDAQMMIIRRESFIQLIRQSPEISMALLSELSKRLRKANKQIGSLSTMSVSGRVAGTLLNLMEERGVRIHADNGNMVTVIHNRPTQQQLADMSGTTRETVSRICSMLVKANAIAMTGKDIVIFDENVLQEKATKG; the protein is encoded by the coding sequence ATGGACAGTAATGTAGTTGGCCTTCTGAAGGGCGTTGAACTTTTTTCGGAATTGAACGAAGAACAGCTTGCTTTGCTGGCTGATTTAGTTGTTGTCCAGGACTTCAACCGAGATGAAACTGTGGTGCTGGAAGGCGATGATTCGATGCAGGCCCTGTATCTCATTGCTTCCGGTTCCGTCCAGGTCTATATTACGGGCGTTGATGGTCGCGAGACCATCCTCTCCTTCTTGGAACGTGGCGACTTCTTTGGCGAAATGAGCCTTATCGACGGCGAACCCAGGTCCGCCTCCGTTCGTACGGTAACCGATGCTCAGATGATGATCATCCGCCGCGAGTCCTTTATCCAGTTGATTCGCCAGTCTCCTGAAATTTCCATGGCTTTGCTCTCTGAGTTGAGCAAGCGTTTGCGTAAGGCCAATAAGCAGATTGGTTCCTTGTCCACCATGTCCGTTAGCGGCCGTGTGGCAGGTACTCTCCTTAACCTCATGGAAGAACGTGGTGTCCGTATTCACGCCGATAACGGCAATATGGTGACCGTGATTCACAACCGCCCCACTCAGCAGCAGCTGGCTGACATGTCCGGTACTACCCGCGAAACCGTTAGCCGCATTTGCTCTATGTTGGTAAAGGCCAACGCCATTGCCATGACTGGTAAGGATATCGTTATTTTCGACGAGAACGTCCTGCAGGAAAAGGCCACCAAGGGCTAA
- a CDS encoding 3'-5' exoribonuclease: protein MEKIPSFVAIDLETTGLDFEKDEIIEVALVRFENGVPGESVDYLVKPTVAELRPFIENLTGISKADLEGAETFATLAGKVFNFIGELPIVAHNANFDSKFLRQTFAKVGLNFDNHPVWDSLTVSRIAYQNIPNHRLETLVQELDIPRSRAHRALPDADACGRLFVMALEKIQCADPWLADALSRVAKGSDWSMIWPCESGEKTLPNYKLPDVPLEDVAERSRAPRVSEFFKEDGLLAKKMENFQVRHNQQDLASVVERNMHKGGLCVLEAPTGSGKSLSYLVAAANKAVSGERVVISTATRTLQDQLWSKDIPLIANLYQGKLKPAVLKGRENYLCLRKFQEILDSSENLLLPEERDSFMAIVPWVFETTTGDVNECTSFSQGRNRVLWSKMASSAKSCLGEKCPHYLKCPAMAAKRRAMNSNLLLVNHSLFLSDMSLEFALLPLYEHIVFDEAHRLPEISNQTFGRSISFFGLRNIIKTLVPSRSKQDGLVAEIQAQIPAEEVELHEACANTLEALSETEKSLHRFFMRIGKKLAKQKTRNGFTYTSSVMAEYDADPASFLDQCAKTLKAAESLASGVAAKKLGERLVGLMSDLNGRMTEISRFVSDFEFLVKASREDWVFFMEEPFNPHTIKLHAYPLNSGSAWTEKFYPWIKSATFTSATLAVQGDLAYFVQKMGMDKLTGSKVPFLRVYNEIFKEEQRSVMVAKYLPKPSAPEYNDALNDTLCQILPESTENTMVLFTSISAMMKAQAALAPLFAQKNKLLLCQHVDGSLDGLVSMFRKERGACLLGCQTLWEGVDFPGDALKLLVIPKLPFPNPMDPLVAGVSNKMKAEGKNSFKDYFVPEAYMELRQGLGRLLRTENDSGKVLILDNRVVNEHYGKTFSRIWNMKQKVAENVNDIKNFII from the coding sequence ATGGAAAAGATTCCCTCTTTTGTTGCCATTGATTTGGAAACCACAGGCCTTGATTTTGAAAAGGATGAAATCATCGAGGTGGCCCTTGTCCGTTTCGAGAATGGAGTTCCCGGCGAGTCTGTGGATTATCTTGTCAAGCCGACTGTAGCGGAGCTTCGCCCTTTTATTGAAAATCTTACCGGTATCAGCAAGGCTGACCTGGAAGGTGCTGAAACGTTTGCAACCCTAGCGGGCAAGGTTTTCAATTTCATCGGTGAATTGCCCATTGTTGCCCATAACGCAAATTTTGATTCCAAGTTCCTGCGCCAGACTTTTGCAAAGGTGGGTTTGAATTTTGACAACCACCCGGTGTGGGATTCCCTGACGGTATCTAGAATTGCCTACCAGAACATTCCCAACCATCGCCTTGAAACCTTGGTTCAAGAACTGGATATTCCCCGTAGCAGGGCCCATCGCGCCTTGCCCGACGCAGACGCATGTGGCCGTCTCTTTGTGATGGCTCTTGAAAAAATCCAGTGTGCTGATCCTTGGCTTGCTGATGCACTTTCCCGTGTCGCCAAGGGCTCTGACTGGTCCATGATTTGGCCTTGTGAATCCGGTGAAAAGACTTTGCCGAACTATAAGCTTCCCGATGTACCCTTGGAAGATGTGGCGGAAAGATCCCGTGCTCCTAGGGTAAGCGAATTCTTCAAGGAAGACGGACTTCTGGCAAAGAAGATGGAAAATTTCCAGGTGCGCCATAACCAGCAGGATCTTGCTTCCGTCGTGGAACGCAACATGCATAAGGGTGGCCTTTGTGTTCTTGAAGCCCCGACGGGTTCTGGTAAGTCTCTTTCCTACTTGGTTGCTGCAGCCAATAAGGCCGTTTCCGGCGAACGTGTAGTCATCAGTACCGCCACCCGCACTTTGCAAGATCAGCTGTGGAGTAAGGATATTCCCCTTATTGCCAATCTGTACCAGGGCAAGCTGAAACCTGCTGTATTGAAGGGTCGTGAAAATTACCTGTGCCTGAGAAAGTTCCAGGAGATTCTAGACTCTTCCGAAAATCTTTTGCTGCCTGAGGAACGCGATTCCTTCATGGCCATTGTGCCCTGGGTTTTTGAGACGACCACCGGTGACGTGAATGAGTGTACCTCCTTTAGCCAGGGACGTAATCGTGTCCTTTGGTCAAAGATGGCAAGTTCTGCCAAGTCCTGCCTTGGTGAAAAGTGCCCTCATTATCTGAAGTGCCCTGCCATGGCAGCCAAGCGTCGCGCCATGAATTCCAACCTGCTTCTAGTGAACCATTCCCTGTTCCTTTCGGACATGTCCTTGGAATTCGCGCTTCTGCCATTGTACGAGCATATTGTATTTGACGAAGCCCACCGCTTGCCGGAAATCAGTAACCAGACTTTTGGTAGGTCGATTTCCTTCTTTGGTCTTCGCAATATCATCAAGACTTTGGTTCCTTCCCGCAGTAAGCAGGATGGCCTTGTTGCAGAAATCCAGGCCCAGATTCCAGCAGAGGAAGTGGAACTTCACGAAGCGTGTGCCAACACTTTGGAAGCCCTTTCTGAAACGGAAAAGTCATTGCATCGTTTCTTCATGAGAATCGGCAAGAAGCTTGCCAAGCAGAAGACTCGTAACGGTTTTACCTATACGTCCAGTGTCATGGCTGAGTATGATGCGGATCCTGCGTCTTTCCTTGACCAGTGTGCAAAGACTCTCAAGGCTGCAGAATCCCTTGCATCGGGTGTTGCTGCAAAGAAACTTGGGGAACGCCTGGTTGGTTTGATGAGCGATCTTAACGGGCGAATGACTGAAATTTCCAGGTTCGTGTCGGACTTTGAGTTCCTGGTAAAGGCTTCTCGCGAGGACTGGGTCTTCTTCATGGAAGAACCTTTCAATCCTCATACCATTAAGCTGCATGCCTACCCATTGAATTCTGGCTCTGCCTGGACTGAAAAATTCTACCCCTGGATCAAGTCGGCCACCTTTACCTCGGCAACCCTTGCTGTCCAAGGCGATTTAGCTTACTTTGTTCAAAAGATGGGGATGGATAAGCTTACCGGAAGCAAGGTTCCCTTCCTAAGAGTCTATAACGAAATATTCAAGGAAGAACAGCGTTCCGTGATGGTGGCAAAGTATTTGCCCAAGCCTTCCGCTCCTGAATACAACGATGCCTTGAACGATACTTTGTGCCAGATTCTTCCGGAGTCAACAGAAAATACCATGGTGCTTTTCACCAGTATCTCTGCAATGATGAAAGCACAGGCGGCTCTCGCTCCTCTGTTTGCACAAAAGAACAAACTGCTTCTGTGCCAGCATGTAGATGGCTCCCTGGATGGTCTTGTATCCATGTTCCGTAAGGAACGGGGCGCCTGCCTTCTCGGCTGTCAGACTCTTTGGGAGGGGGTTGACTTCCCGGGCGATGCCTTGAAGCTTCTGGTCATTCCCAAGCTTCCGTTCCCCAATCCTATGGACCCGCTGGTTGCAGGTGTTTCCAACAAGATGAAGGCCGAAGGCAAGAATTCCTTTAAGGATTACTTTGTTCCGGAAGCCTACATGGAGCTGCGCCAGGGACTTGGCCGCCTGCTTCGTACCGAGAATGACTCCGGCAAGGTCCTGATTCTAGACAATCGCGTTGTGAATGAGCATTATGGCAAGACCTTCTCCAGAATCTGGAATATGAAGCAGAAGGTTGCCGAAAACGTGAATGACATAAAGAATTTCATTATCTAA